The genomic window CTGTGATTTAAAGTGATGCAGAGGCGATGTCTCATAACAAGCCCTCCGGGTGCGCCAGTCGCTCATGGGGAGCCACTGCGGTGGACGGGTTAAGAGGCATAAAGGAGCCAGCGCTGTGGTGAGGCAGTCCGGTCTTCTCCCAAGGGGAGACGCCAAGGGCGATGGGGGTTTCCCCCAGGAGGAACTGCCGTGCATGGTTTCCCAACTTGAGGCGACTGGCGTCAAGTGGCGTGGAGACCCCCTACAGCCCTTCGGGCATCCTACGGCAGGCGCTAGCCTCTCCCTTTGGGAGAAGACCGCGCTGGCTTACCGCTGTGTATCTACGCATTTGGATAATTAGGGGTGCGATCGCATTTTCTTAAAAAAGGCGACGCCGAACAGACCGTCGTAGACATCGCTTCTTGTTTCAATTAGCTTTACGCTCTTTGAGGACTTGATCTAGCAAATTTCTAGCAGGTTGTGCTTTAGTCAATGCTGCTTGATGGTCATTATAAGCACGAACAAGGCGAGAAAGACTGCTCACACCTGCCTTGAGTTGCTCAAGTTCTTCACCAGCAACCACTTCCCCATCCAGCATCCGCCCGATCAACGGTTTGATGTCGCCCACTTCCTGCCGGACTTTTTGGAGCTTTTCTAAGTTACTCAGTAAGCTTTTGAGTGAGTTCAAGATGTCGTCAATATCCTGGACATCTTCCACTGGTTCGGCCGAATCTTCAGGCAAATCTTCAATTGTCACTGTATCTTTATCTGAAATTGTCGGCAATTCCTGTGCAGATGTTTCATTTTTAACCCCGTTTGACCGTGCCATCAACGCTTCCTCAAGGAATTTTCCTTAGTGTATCGCTTATCCCAAGTTACTAAAAGTAGTATTGTTATAATTCGTTAAATTTGGTGAGTATTAATACAGTCCATAATCAGGGTCACTTTCAATCGTTCAACGAATATGGAGGGTTAAATCTACTTCTGTTGTGGAAGAATCCACGGCTTTCTTATTCAGTTATATATCCCTCTTATCATAAGTATTTCTATTTATTATAATAGGCATAAAGGACTCGCATTTTATTTTTTAAAAAACTTATTACAATTTTAACATACTTCTTGAATGTTACCTATTACCTGCCTATGCAAATAAGTTTAGAGTGAGCATCCCAATTTTGCAAAAATAAAAGAATCCATATTATTCGCGAGTTTCCATTGCGAATAATATAGGGATTCAATCTTGTGGCAAAATTGGGATGCCCCGAGTTTAGAAATCAAACGGGATTGATATATTCGTCATTTTAAGTTTTAATATCTCAGTTTTTAAAGCTAGTTTCTGAAAATTAAATTGATAAAATTTCCTAAATTAGAACTGATGTCTGCAAATCAGTTTAGTGTAATTAAAACATACAAATACACTTATTACATTTTCACCTGCTGAAGCGTGGACTAATCCTCAACCTAACATTCTTGTTGAATAAAACGCAAAAGTTTTTTCTCAAATTCAATCACATATGGGCGTTTTAAGTCTCCACAAACACTTCAAAACTCCCTCTGCTGGTGTTTATAGGTTTCCACTATTACATAGCCGACTAATGCGATCGCCCTAGTGATTGCATCTGCTGACATTCCAAGTCCAAATAATTGAGTGGCTAATCGATTTTCACAGTGTATTCTCCATTCTAGGTGACAGCCGACGTTTTGCTATAGCAAAGCCGAGGCAAGACGGTCGGCTGGAGCGCCTTGGAGAGCGCATTGTGTCATTGCATTTTCAACCTTGATTTATTGCGCTTGGCTCCATATAGATAATTTCCCAAATATGGCCATCTAAGTCACCAAACCCATGTCCGTACATAAAACCGTGGTCTTGTGGTTCACTCTAGTGATTTAATTTGGGAGTAAAAGTCTTGAATTTTTCGTGAGTCAATAGCATAACGAATATGTCATCGCTCACGCTCATGCTGGTAGCCGTCTCGTCAGGAAATTGGGCGTTAAAACTGAAGCCAAGTTTAGTAAAAAACTCGACAGACCGATTGAGGTCTTTTACTGGGAGATTCACAAAAATTTTAGTAGCCATGTTTTCTCCTTTTGAAAGCTCATTTACGTGTGTCAACTGCCTCACCCACTCTTGGGATGGGGCTTGTGATTCAAGTTCCCATTTCTGGGCAGACCACAGTGGGCTAATTGACCGCGGCCCGAAGTTTTAGAAAGTCCTCACGAATATTCATCCCAGTGTTGTAGTCAGTGTGACACTCAAACCCACACCTCTTGCACCAAAACTTAGACTGAGACGGGCGATTCCCTCACTCAATAGACTCAAGCCTTCGCGAATAACTCGTCGAGGCAGTCAAAGCTGGAGTTCCAGCCTTCGATGACCCCCATCTCTTCATGCTTGCGACGGTCTTCGGCAGACTCATGCATAATTTGGAGTGTGAGTTTGGTATTAGTGCCCAAATCCTCAAAAACCGCTGTCGTAACCATTCCCCTTGGCAGATCAGCGTTTATGACCTTTTCAAAACCTTCATCAAATTCATCACTGGTAACAATCCGTTCAAGGGGCACGATTTCGCGGAAGACGCCTTTGGCCGGGTACTCCGTGCCGTCTGGGCCAATCATGACGTAGCGCCATTTACCGCCCGGACGCAGATCCAATTCAGTCACCTGGGTCGTAAAGCCTTTGGGTCCCCACCACTGCACTACATGTTTCGGATCAGTCCATGCCTTAAACACGAGTTCGCGCGGCGCCCTGAAGACGCGGGTGATGACGATCTCGCGTTCCGATTG from Nostoc sp. UHCC 0926 includes these protein-coding regions:
- a CDS encoding VOC family protein: MATKIFVNLPVKDLNRSVEFFTKLGFSFNAQFPDETATSMSVSDDIFVMLLTHEKFKTFTPKLNH
- a CDS encoding SRPBCC domain-containing protein, whose product is MSNKNDSSDAQSEREIVITRVFRAPRELVFKAWTDPKHVVQWWGPKGFTTQVTELDLRPGGKWRYVMIGPDGTEYPAKGVFREIVPLERIVTSDEFDEGFEKVINADLPRGMVTTAVFEDLGTNTKLTLQIMHESAEDRRKHEEMGVIEGWNSSFDCLDELFAKA